The Misgurnus anguillicaudatus chromosome 23, ASM2758022v2, whole genome shotgun sequence sequence ACCAGGTAACTAGGGGTGGGTGATAAATTGCCTGCGATTATCATGCGCGCTCCATCAGCAAAGCCGGTTTCATGACCAGCAGCAAGCCGCCACCACCTGCTcccagatggagcggcatttactacacagagctgtATTTCACAGAGAAGCTTAGGCAAAATTGCCTCCGATAATGTATGCGATTTTGCAGAGCCGTgaaatacggctctgtgtagtaaatgccgctccatctgaaagcaggtgatggcgatttactactaatcacgaaactggctttactgatgagatacgCGTGAGAATTGCATGCAATTTTTCGTCCCtacaggtaacttacttttttaagttgaaccaactgtTAAATCTATCCATAAATGAGAAGAATTACCAAATAAATACGTTTAATTCAAACTGCAATTACATTATTTTGAAGTCTTTCTATGTCATACTATAGTTGCTCTATTGAATGTAATGTCATAGCAGCCCTTGACCTAATAGCAATTTGACTTGATACTGATAGCAGCTAAGATAAAACAATATGTTTAtatagtacctcagaggtactggtaccaaagagtgcatgtttgtacctaaatagtacatattaagacctttttaacctGATtgggaacactgtgccgtacacggcacACACCCCCTCGGAAGTGAGGCTGCAAAAACTTCATTGTAAGCATtagaagcattaaatcttcaaaatatacagtCATGCAGCATATCgattgaaagcttagactctcaggATTCCTTTATCCACTTTGGTAAAATTGTccaaacaaattgttcataaatccccaaaagtcaaaggaaatggaatatccaagccttttaatacAAAACAATTTGTTCGCCTCACAATCTTGatgtttctgaccgaattacgatataaaaactgtaaacaataGTTCACTACCAGACATTCTTTCGACTCTCACTTCTCATTTGAGACTTATAATGCTACAATTGGGTGTCACGTTTGTTAAGCAACCTCTTACGAATCAAACAAAGCCCTCTTATTGAAATTTAAGCCGTTTCATAAGAGGTTAAAGAGTACAGCTTgggagcattttttttatttacttattgtTTACCTTCTCTCTTAGATATCATCTGCCCGAGGATAGATCTCCACATAGATGTCACATTAGAAGAGGATTCATTTTCCTAATTATATTGACATTCTTACTGTCACTTGTTGTGTACATCTCTGATGTCTCTCACATGCTACCTTCGACCTCTAgcactttatataaaaacatggttaaacAGATAAAGTTGTATTATGAAGTAATTCCCTTCGAATTCCCTTTTGCACGTCAAACTCAAACTCAACAAAGGAGTACTACACAAAATACACCCACAGTAAACTCTGTGCATTATCACGTAGCTTATCCGTACAACTATCAGTTCATCATGGATGAACCTGAGAAATGTCTCCAGCAGAACCCATTCCTGGTCTTGATGGTCCCTGTGGCCCCCAATCAACTGAAGGCTCGGAACGCAATCCGGAGCACGTGGGGAAATGAGACCACGGTCCGTGGAAAAACAGTGCTGACTTTGTTCATCGTGGGTTTGCGTGATGGACCCAGTAGTAATGAAACACAACAACAGCTACAGGAGGAGAGCCGACAACATGGAGACCTACTGCAAAGCAACTTTATGGACTCGTACGTCAACCTGACCATAAAGACGATGGTAATCATGGACTGGTTGGCCACTCGCTGCCCTCAAGCGTCTTTTGCTATGAAGGTCGATTCTGACATGTTTTTGAACCTGGAGAATTTGATGAGCCTCCTTTTGGCCCCTAAAACACCCAAACAGAATTATATCACGGGCATGGTAATGAGAGGCCAAACTGTGATCAGAGACACAAACTCAAAATGGTACGTGCCAAAGGAGCTGTACCCAGAACCACACTACCCTGTATACTTGTTGGGAATGGGATATGTTTTCTCCAACGATCTTCCACCTAAAATAGTTGAGGCTTCCAAGGAGATAAAGCCTTTCAACATAGAGGATGCATATGTGGGTGCTTGTCTTAAGCGTTTAGAAATTCAACCCTCGTGGCCCCCAGACCCTTCTCAATTCAGAGCCTATTTAAATAAGTATAACCGGGATGAGTTTCTCAAGGTCATTACAACAATCCTGAATTCTCCTCAGCAACTACTTGATTTCTGGAAGGATGTTAAACGGTCTGCATGAAGAGAATCACATACATCACATCACGTATGAGTTTTGTCTGTTTGAATTGTTGATGTGACGCTTGTCTATACTGTGTATCagttacatttatgtaaaacCGTAGAGCGGTTTTAAACAGGTTTTGTCATATTTTTATACATTGGTGTGTTTAAGCAAACAtttaagctacgtttatggatttggcagacacttttatctaaGTATTTATccgtatgtgtgttccctggagaTCAAACCTACGACCGTTCTGCTGCTAACGCAATGGTCTTTCGGTTGACCTATAGGAACAGTGACAATGTTTGATGGACTTTTTAGATAGATAAACATTAATGTGCAACGTTGTTACATCTGAATATGCTAAGGAAACTCAAATAATgcaaattatgtatttatttattattgtacaCAAggatttctttgtttttgtgaGGTGGGCTCATAATGtatgacacatgaaaatgttgATAGTTTTCAGTTGCGTGACGCACAAAGGTGTTGGATGGCAAGAAAGTTAACATTAGGCTCTTCATACAGTAGAGAGGCAGCTCAAGCAGGTTCATTTTCCATCTGTTTCAAGCTACgaatatttaaatttaaacctctcaacaaataaaaataagataTGAAAACTGATTGGAAAAAATTTCTTGTTgcactttattaaaaaaaagtttaatcaacttgatcaacttcaaattaatttaaacatttttggctAGATCTAAATTGctgtataaattaaaaaaataaagttgaaaaaataaagttgaaggaatggtctactcattttcaatattaaaatatgttattaccgttcatgataaaagagtcgctcacgttcacaaaatacacgcaagacactcctttaatagtaaactctgattacgcatgagattatgcaaacCCAaacgtcttttttatcataaactctttgGACGCGTCTGcggcaggcacttattttgacggactacgtgatgcacataggttcacttcgcgcgccgaacacatattttgaaatgacgaacctacatacatgttgcgacgaacttcgcattgtgcgccctcgaaaaaaaagtcactggccgccactgcaagaaagttgaaattaattgtaaattaaaGTTGATTAAAcgtaaaaattaattttttttacagtgtacaactTTTGGGCACTTGCGATCTATACAATGCGCCCGATTTCGTATTTTTTAGTCCCTTAAACTGTTCCTCCAATTTGGCAATGTTTGCATATATTTAGTGGGAAATTTCTCACCTTACACTGCCACCAGGAttcaatttatataaattttatatcatattgtattataattaaatcaaaataatgaaaataacaatAACATTTAGTCTGAACACGTTTAAACTGACATCAGTTCTGCATTTTCACTTGACAACTCTTTTATCTAACTTTATCAGTTAGTGCAACTAATCACTGTAGCTGGTTGCCTTAGTACGTGATAACAAGCAAGGTAAATTCCGCAATGATGATGATTTATGGCTAAAAATGCAATGATTAACATATCCAGGTTACTTTTGATGAAGTGGTCACTGTAAATACAAGTGTATATTGATGGGTGCTTTTGTTTCCCCTTTCTTGGGACAGAGGCACATATGTTTATTGTACAAAATTCACAAATTCCTCCATTTTGGCCTTCTGTGAACATTTCCTCGTCGGTTTTATTGCACAACAAATATTCAGTAATTAGGCTATAAATCACCCACTCCTTAACCGGCGGACAACGGCAGATAGCGCTCCCTCTTATGGGTCGTCCCCCCCTaagtgtgtgatgtcacatgaaaactatcaataaaaatattttgtggaattttaaaaaattcagtttttaattgccaatatatataaaaaaagatttgggCTCAAGTCATACTGGGTTAGCTTTACAAGGGATTTCTAATTGTATAAATCCTTTCATGTGTTATTATATAGTTACTTATTAATGTATTGTGTAACTTATCAGTACGAATAGAAATTCAGGTGCCGGATtcacagaaacataaaaataagaagGTTATTAAGATaaattacactctaaaaaagcaTGTGCTCTTTGACACAATAtctcattttaacacattatgtgtcatttagtgttgattctgttaaaataaataacagtgacaacacaagttgtgctAAAAGTAACACAcaatgtgttgttccaataataaaaacacagagatgtgtctagtgattttgttgtttgtaagAAGTTGTAAGTTCGTTCGGAACATCTTAATGTTCCTAATTCCATTTTATTATGACATTCTCAAATATTTACATAAGAACATCAGGCTAACGATAACactctatttttctttttaagacCTTGTGATCATAATCTCAATATACACAGCATCATTCCCTATAATCTGGCACTACCACTGTGCTAGAGAGTCCCTTAATGAAAGTTACTCGCTACACTCACCAAgtagcctcttctgtcactctcctGACACTCCGAGGAGCGATATCTTGGcgtcactagtgttttgaagtcttgaggtcaaattcaaatctgagggtcaagcatttatccataatccctttcttgtttctatctacaattctcaataaattatttacactgctgaaaaacaattcacattttgaaatttgcttcactgctaaaagcataacaaataaaatgtatttcatttcatagatatattttatttttccattttatatgcttttataaaattcaaaacatacagtaaattactgtaaattaattaatgttaatacccataatgcaatgcatattacagtaataaactggaaaagaaaatgaggGTATTTTACTGGgaattttgtggtaagtaacggTAGAAAttagttaaacatttaatttatactgttttggaatccattcagctgatctccgggtctggtgctagcacgtTTAGCAAAgattagcacaatccattgaatctgattagaccattagcatcacgctcaaaaaataaccaaagagttttgatatttttcctatttaaaacttgccTCTTCTGTAGATACTATGGTATGCTCATCCTTAAGGTCGAAGTTTGGTGCATTATTTATGTGTACGTGAGGGTCCGTGTACAGTGACGCAATTTTCAGCATCGGTAGAGTATGAATCGGTACTGTACGTGCACAGCTAGATTTTTGAAACCCTGCGTGCATGGTACGCGTAGGTCGCACATGtgcctacaggagaatgtaatatgtagcccaggagatgcattgcattttgtcgcaatgtgcaTGCGTCGAACGTCTGTGTACATGTACGATCAAATAAACgttaaaaaacagactatacacCGTGCACAATACAGCTAGAGGTCGCTTAACAACAACAATGTCCACAGCTTGATGAtgctgttaaaggaaaacaccacagtttttctatattttactatgttcttacctcaactaagACGAATTTAAACATATGTATCTTTTTcagtgcgtgcacttaatctttgtacagctcgtcgtaaatgtgttagcatttagcctagccccattcattgcTTAGGATCCAAAAAGAGATGAATTTATAatccaccaaacacttccatgttttccctattttacATGAGTAGtcacacgagtaagtatggacGCAACTTTGAATGTTATAAACTGCCGATATGCGCTATGCAGTGACACATGAAATGGACCTTGGATTAACCAACATACTTTGTAAATGAGCATGCAAGTGTGAACAGGATTTGTAAAGCAACTATTGGCATAATGTGTTTGTGACTTGTTTCTGGGAAAAATAGTAAAAcaaaattgcatttaaaatgtaaggTGAATACAAcattcaatctatacatttttatcagtatgtgcttTTTTAAGATCAAACTTATGACCTTTGTGTCGCTAACACAAACAATGAAGCTACAGGCAGCTAAATTTCAGATAACATTTGATAGATTTAATTGATGGTATTGGCATTTTAAGCTGCTGTTGTTGTTTCTTCCCATCTCTGTTCTATAGTGCCATCTGCCGTTCGAAAGCCTGCAGGAGATGGTGAATCATGTGAATGACTCCCATGTGTATATATGCTTATATGTATATTTGTGTATGagtatgtgtctgtgtgtatatgcATGTGTACATATCACATATTTTACCTCTGTTTTAGTATTTTTAGTATTTAGTATATTGTAGTGGGCAACTACTGTTGTTTTTactgtgctttataaataaattagaTTTGATTTGGTTTTGATTTAAGAAATGTAAATGGAGGCTTGCCATACATCTGTACTGTTAATAGTGataattttaatacacattaACCAAAGCTCTAACTAAAAAAGGGTTTACTTTATAAATCATTTGTACTTTGAAGTCACGCCTATTCGCCTAAAGCAAAGTTTTGTAACGTTTAGCTAAATATCCTCTAAACAAGATCCATTTACTTGAGAAGATAAAAATTGTTTTCATGAAATGGAACTTTAAGTTTAATTATTTTAGCAAATACTGTCACTTGTTCTAAAAATGAAcctcacaaaattatgtttctAGGTTTATTGATGCTTATTACATGGCTTGttgaaatgctttattctgattggccagtctcGACTGTTATTCCCATATCAATCCCTCAATACTAATGACACACCGTtacttatattatatattatatttatatttacattatatttatattatatttacaaatgcctaaaccaaatagtgtgtttgtgataTTTTAACGTCTTGAAATACAGTAGTGAAACAATTGATATAACATACAGATCAAGATATACAGTAGTGAAACGATTGAAATATAACACAGTGGTTCcaaaactttttcagtgtgcggcccccttgtgtacggtgcattccttcgcggccccccaaagaaaatttgtgacaaaaaactgttctaaaactgttcaaaattttaataaaaaaaacattaaattatacaaaaaagtagtgcttttggttagtagccttatttaaattaatgtatttcataaaatgtcttaaaactggggcccccctggcaccatctcgcggcccccagtttgaaaatcACTGATATAACATACCAACTGAGATATACAATAGTGAAATGATTGAGATATAATATACCGATGGAGATATACAGTAGCAAAACAATCGAGATATACAGTAGTGAAAAGATTGAGATATAACATACCGACTGAGATAAACAGTAGTGAAACGATTGAGCTATAATATACCGATGGAGATATACAGTAGTGAAACGATTGAGATATACAGTAGTGAAACGATTATAACATACCGATCAATATATACAGTAGTGAAACAATCAAGATACACAGCAGTGAAACGATTAAGATATTACATACCGATCGAGATATACAGTAGCGAAACGATCGAGATATACAGTAGTGAAATGATTAAGATATAACATACAGATCGAGATATACAGTAGTGAAATAATTATAACATTCAGATCGAGATATACAGTAGTGAAATGATTGAGATATAACATACAGATCGAGATATACAGTAGCGAAACGATCGAGATATACAGTAGTGAAATGATTAAGATATAACATACCGACTGAGATATACAGTAGTGAAACGATCGAGATAAACAGTAGTGAAATGATTGAGATATAACATACCGATGGAGATATACAATAGTGAATTATTTGAGATATAACATACCAACTGAGATATACAGCAGTAAAACGATTGAGATATAATATACCGATGGAGATATACAGTAGTGAAATGATTGAGACATACAGTGGTGAAATGATTGAGATATACAGTAGTGAAACGATTGAGATATACAGTAGTGAAATATTTGAGATATAACATACCAACTGAGATATACAGTAGTAAAACGATTGAGATAATATACCAATGGAGATATACAGTAGTGAAATGATTGAGATATACAGTAGTGAAATGATTGAGATAAAACATACCGACTAAGATATACAGTAGCGAAATGACTGAGATATAACATACCGACTGAGATATACAGTAGTGAAACGATTGAGATATAATATACCGATGGAGATATACAGTAGTGAAATGATTGAGATATAACATACAGATCGAGATATACATACAGAACGTGAAATGATTATAACATACAGATCGAGATATACAATAGTGAAATTATTATAACATACCGATCGAGATAAACAGTAGTGAAGATCGAGATATACAGTAGTGAAATGATTAAGATATAACATTCAGATCGAGATATACAGTAGTGAAACGATTGAGATATAATATACCGATGGAGATATACAGTAGTAAAACGATTGAGATATAATATACCGATGGAGATATACAGTAGTGAAATGATTGAGATATAACATACCGACTGAGATATACAGTAGGGAAACGATTGAGATATAACATACCAATCGAGATAAACAGTAGTGAAACGATTGAGATATAACATACCGATGGAGATATACAGTAGTAAAATGATTGAGATATACAGTAGTGAAATAAATTAGATATAACATACAGATCGAGATATACAATAGTGAAATTATTATAACATACCGATCGAGATAAACGGTAGTGAAACGATCGAGATATAACATACCGACTGAGATATACAGTAGGGAAACGATTGAGATATAACATACCAATCGAGATAAACAGTAGTGAAACGATTGAGATATAACATACCGATGGAGATATACAGTAGTGAAATGATTGAGATATAACATACCAACTGAGATATACAGTAGTGTAACGATTGAGATATAACATACCAATCGAGATAAACAGTAGTGAAACGATTGAGATATAACATACCGACTGAGATATGCAGTAGGGAAACGATTGAGATATAACATACCAATCGAGATAAACAGTAGTGAAATGATTGAGATATAACATACCGATGGAGATATACAGTAGTGAAACGATTGAGACATAACATACCAACTGAGATATACAGTAGCGAAACGATTGAGATATAACATACCAATCGAGATAAACAGTAGTGAAACGATTGAGATATAACATACCAATTGAGATATACAGTAGTGAAATGATTGAGATATAACATACCAACTGAGATATACAGTAGCGAAACGATTGAGATATAACATACCAATCGAGATAAACAGTAGTGAAACGATTGAGATATAACATACCAACTGAGATATACAGTAGTGAAATGATTAAGATATAACATTCAGATCGAGATATACAGTAGTGAAATAATTGAGATAGAACATACCGACTGAGATATACAGTAGCGAAACAATTGAGATATTACATACCAATCGAGATAAACAGTAGTGAAACGATTGAGATATAACATACCGATGGAGATATACAGTAGTGAAACGATTGAGATATACAGTAGTGAAATATTTGAGATATAACATACCAACTGAGATATACAGTAGTAAAACGATTAAGATATACAGTAGTGAAATGATTGAGATATAACATACCGACTGAGATATACAGTAGTGTAACGATTGAGATATAAAATATTGATCGATATACAGTAGCGAAACGATTGAGATATAACATACTAATCGAGATAAACAGTAGTGAAACGATTGAGATATAACATACCGATGGAGATATACAGTAGTGAAACGATTGAGATATACAGTAGTGAAATATTTGAGATATAACATACCAACTGAGATATACAGTAGTAAAACGATTGAGATATACAGTAGTGAAATGATTGAGATATAACATACCGACTGAGATATACAGTAGTGTAACGATTGAGATATAACATATCGATCGATATACAGTAGCGAAACGATTGAGATATAACATACTAATCGAGATAAACAGTAGTGAAACGATTGAGATATAACATACCGATGGAGATATACAGTAGTGTAACAATTGAGATATAACATACCGATCGATATACATTAGTGAAACGATTGAGATATAACATACCGACTGAGATATACAGTAGTGAAACGATTGAGATATAATATACAGATCATATCAACCCCGGAGGTTTGCCACCGCTACGTCCAAGGTGGGATTTGTATTGACTTTACTCTCCGGGAGGGCGAGGGAATGGGGAATGGCTGCTTGGGGGGCCAAGGCCCCGTGCACGGCTTCGTTTGGGGCTCTAGAGGTGGAAATGCTGAGTCTTTCTGATCAATCTGATTGACTCCAAGGCGACATGGCAGCAGCCGAGCTGGTGAGGCTACAACAACAAGATTGTCCGTCACGGATTATGCCATCACATTTAAGACTCTAGCCATCACCAGCGGGTGGAACGATACGCGTTTCGGGCTCAGTTCCTCGAGGGCCTCAACCCTTCTATCCAGGACGAAGTCGCAGCACAGGATCCACCTACATCACTAGAGGCGGCGATCAACCTGGCGTTGAGAATCGAGTCCCTACACCATCAGCGTGATCTCCACCGGTCGTTTCGCCTAGCCGTTTTTCCACCGGGGGTCCCGGCGGATTACTCTGATCTGCATCGGGTGTTCAGtaaggttttcataaaaataagaacattaagctcttgtttagcgaatccaatgctctaaatggacGTTGATGTCAGGGTTTTGTGTTTCATTCACTTCTGTTCATTGTTAATCATCTTGTTTAGTTCATTTTATTAATCACACCTGTGTTCTATTATAGTTAAGTTCTTACACCTGTGTTTAATTAGTCACTCACCCTTTATTTCTGCCCTCATGTGTTTGTTCCTTGTCAGTCATTGTGTATATGTCAATGTGAAGCTGTTCCTCGTCGTCGTTGTGTGTATTGAATAAAGTTCCAGAGTATATATATTAAGAATCCTGTTTCCTCGTTATTGTTTGTATTAGTAGTATGTGACAGAACGACTGACCTAAGCGTTTTATGTGATGTTTAGTGTTTCCCCTCCTGTTTCCAGATagggttttttgttttgtgtattcACAGTTTCATTCTTAGTTTAGTTCATTGTTATGGATCTCCCAGCAAAAGTGAAGATCCAAATTCTGGACCAGGGGGATCGCCCGTTGGAACTTCACATCAAGGACTTTTTATACCTGGCGTGCCTAACCAACTTCTCTGATAACGCGCTTTGTGTTTTCCTAAAGACCTGCCTAAATGATTGATCATGGGCACGTCTTCCAACGGGTGGTCCAGAGGACAACTTTGCCGCATATGTGGAGTGGGTGCTGCTCCACAACAACTCCCAATTCATGGTCGGCCCTGGTGAAGGGGAGTTTGATACCAGCCCCACTTCACCCCCAGAGACCGACACGCCAACACCCTCCACGGACCTCGAGCCCACTGCGGGCGGAGAACCCAGCAGCGCGACCAGTGAGCCAGAGCGAACCCCTGAGTCCAGCATCGTCGAAATCCCGGATCCCTCTCCCGACCAGGTGTGAGAGCCGAGTTGTCCAGGATTCACCACGGGAGCTGCTGAGGATGTCGAGGAAAACATCTACCTCCACGCCGCTGAGGGTGAGCACATTACGTCTCTTGGGAGCAATTTTTTTCGGACTGTGCTGTGGGCATTTCCTCTCCTTCGTCGGCTCTGCTGGTTCCATCCAGCTTCCCACTCCCGCCTCCTCTGCCTATCTCAGCCAGTCTGAAGCCACAGCAGCATCAGAGTGACACGCCCTGCTCATCCTCAACGCGTCAGTGCCGCTGGTTCGACTGAGCCGTGGCGTGCCTCTCTGCCAGCTGCTTTCGGGGAGATCTCCAGTTCTCCGCCTCCGCTCCCTGAGACCAAGAGGTTGCCTCGGCCCGTTGGACCAGTGGC is a genomic window containing:
- the LOC129453166 gene encoding beta-1,3-galactosyltransferase 2-like encodes the protein MELKICNRYHLPEDRSPHRCHIRRGFIFLIILTFLLSLVVYISDVSHMLPSTSSTLYKNMVKQIKLYYEVIPFEFPFARQTQTQQRSTTQNTPTVNSVHYHVAYPYNYQFIMDEPEKCLQQNPFLVLMVPVAPNQLKARNAIRSTWGNETTVRGKTVLTLFIVGLRDGPSSNETQQQLQEESRQHGDLLQSNFMDSYVNLTIKTMVIMDWLATRCPQASFAMKVDSDMFLNLENLMSLLLAPKTPKQNYITGMVMRGQTVIRDTNSKWYVPKELYPEPHYPVYLLGMGYVFSNDLPPKIVEASKEIKPFNIEDAYVGACLKRLEIQPSWPPDPSQFRAYLNKYNRDEFLKVITTILNSPQQLLDFWKDVKRSA